A single Primulina eburnea isolate SZY01 chromosome 11, ASM2296580v1, whole genome shotgun sequence DNA region contains:
- the LOC140804220 gene encoding protein INVOLVED IN DE NOVO 2-like isoform X3 encodes MEHGSGEESDGNDSEVEETYEELKNGKHQVKISDYVYTCPYCPNKKKKDYLYKELLQHASGIGKCNSAKRTARDKANHVALSRYLENDMGEHSGISKPAVEDDALADHDHDEMFVWPWIGIVANIPTQFKDGRYVGGSGSKLRDQLASKGFNPTRVRPLWNYLGHSGTALVEFVKEWQGFNNAMSFEKFYDANQHGKRNWLAKSETKADLYGWIARADDYNANNIVGETLRKIGDLRTVSNIMEEAARKTDKLVGNLTNVIEAKNMHLIEMESKFNETESSLSQLIMEKDKLHQSYNEEIKKIDSSARDHFKKIFNDHEKLKMLLVNQKRELELRGQELEKRETHNEHERKKLTEDLEMNAVQNCSLQAAAEQQRKFDEEVMILAEEQKKQKENLHNRIILLEKQLNAKQAVELEIEQLRGKLNVIKHMGVEGDLEVLEEVDLLLKSLREKEGELEDLEALNQTLIVQERKSNDELQEARKELINGLKDISSNAHIGVKRMGELDSKPFLEAMKRKYSEAEADERATELCSLWEEYLRDSEWHPLKVVQINGKHQTVINEEDEKLADLKENCGVEVYNAVISALFEINEYNPSGRYITSELWNYEEGRKASLKEGVTFLLNRWRHQKRKKGMD; translated from the exons ATGGAGCACGGTTCCGGAGAAGAAAGTGACGGAAACGATTCTGAAGTGGAGGAGACATACGAAGAGCTGAAGAATGGAAAGCACCAGGTTAAAATCTCTGATTACGTGTATACTTGCCCCTATTGTCCTAACAAGAAGAAGAAAGACTATCTGTATAAAGAACTCTTGCAACATGCGAGTGGGATTGGCAAGTGCAATTCAGCGAAAAGAACTGCCAGAGACAAGGCCAATCATGTTGCACTGTCAAGGTACTTGGAAAATGACATGGGTGAACATTCTGGTATTTCAAAGCCTGCTGTTGAAGATGACGCCCTCGCAGATCATGACCATGATGAGATGTTTGTCTGGCCATGGATTGGTATAGTTGCCAATATTCCTACTCAATTTAAAGATGGTCGCTATGTTGGAGGGAGCGGGTCTAAGCTGAGGGATCAGTTGGCGAGCAAAGGGTTTAATCCGACTAGAGTGCGACCTCTGTGGAATTATTTAGGACATTCAGGAACCGCTCTTGTTGAATTTGTGAAAGAGTGGCAAGGGTTTAACAATGCCATGTCATTTGAGAAATTTTACGATGCTAATCAACATGGCAAAAGGAATTGGTTGGCAAAAAGTGAAACAAAAGCCGATCTTTATGGATGGATTGCTAGGGCAGATGATTATAATGCTAATAACATTGTTGGAGAAACTCTTCGCAAGATTGGAGACCTCAGAACTGTTTCGAATATCATGGAAGAAGCAGCTCGGAAAACTGACAAACTTGTAGGTAATTTAACAAATGTTATTGAGGCAAAGAACATGCACTTGATTGAGATGGAGAGTAAGTTCAATGAGACTGAAAGCTCTCTAAGCCAATTAATCATGGAAAAGGATAAGCTACATCAATCTTACAATGAAG AGATAAAAAAGATCGACTCAAGTGCAAGAGATCATTTCAAGAAGATATTCAATGACCACGAAAAGTTAAAGATGCTTTTGGTCAACCAAAAGAGAGAACTTGAACTCCGGGGACAAGAACTAGAGAAACGTGAAACTCATAATGAACATGAGCGGAAAAAGCTTACGGAAGACCTTGAAATg AATGCAGTGCAAAATTGCTCACTTCAGGCTGCCGCTGAACAGCAaagaaaatttgatgaagaagtGATGATTTTGGCTGAAGAACAGAAG AAACAAAAGGAGAACCTCCATAATAGAATAATTTTGCTGGAGAAACAACTGAATGCAAAACAAGCTGTGGAGCTTGAAATCGAGCAATTAAGAGGTAAATTAAATGTCATAAAACACATGGGGGTGGAAGGCGATCTGGAAGTGCTAGAAGAAGTAGATTTACTTCTCAAGTCCTTGAGGGAAAAGGAAGGAGAACTGGAGGATTTGGAAGCATTGAACCAAACTTTAATTGTGCAGGAGCGCAAGAGCAATGATGAACTACAAGAAGCGCGAAAAGAACTGATCAAC GGCTTGAAAGATATATCATCGAATGCTCATATTGGTGTTAAGAGAATGGGGGAGCTTGACAGCAAACCATTTCTAGAAGCCATGAAGAGAAAGTACAGTGAAGCTGAAGCTGATGAGAGGGCCACAGAATTGTGCTCTCTCTGGGAGGAGTACCTTCGAGATTCTGAATGGCATCCTTTAAAGGTGGTTCAAATTAATGGAAAACATCAG ACAGTGATAAATGAAGAAGATGAAAAGCTAGCAGATCTTAAAGAAAATTGCGGTGTCGAAGTTTACAATGCTGTGATATCTGCCTTATTTGAGATAAACGAATACAATCCGAGCGGGCGATACATTACTTCTGAACTATGGAACTATGAAGAAGGTAGGAAAGCTAGTCTGAAAGAAGGAGTCACTTTTTTATTGAACCGATGGAGGCACCAAAAGCGGAAAAAGGGGATGGATTGA
- the LOC140804220 gene encoding protein INVOLVED IN DE NOVO 2-like isoform X1, with protein MLLPRFIFLSGPKISDSYRRFTTVGGNSRNSMEHGSGEESDGNDSEVEETYEELKNGKHQVKISDYVYTCPYCPNKKKKDYLYKELLQHASGIGKCNSAKRTARDKANHVALSRYLENDMGEHSGISKPAVEDDALADHDHDEMFVWPWIGIVANIPTQFKDGRYVGGSGSKLRDQLASKGFNPTRVRPLWNYLGHSGTALVEFVKEWQGFNNAMSFEKFYDANQHGKRNWLAKSETKADLYGWIARADDYNANNIVGETLRKIGDLRTVSNIMEEAARKTDKLVGNLTNVIEAKNMHLIEMESKFNETESSLSQLIMEKDKLHQSYNEEIKKIDSSARDHFKKIFNDHEKLKMLLVNQKRELELRGQELEKRETHNEHERKKLTEDLEMNAVQNCSLQAAAEQQRKFDEEVMILAEEQKKQKENLHNRIILLEKQLNAKQAVELEIEQLRGKLNVIKHMGVEGDLEVLEEVDLLLKSLREKEGELEDLEALNQTLIVQERKSNDELQEARKELINGLKDISSNAHIGVKRMGELDSKPFLEAMKRKYSEAEADERATELCSLWEEYLRDSEWHPLKVVQINGKHQTVINEEDEKLADLKENCGVEVYNAVISALFEINEYNPSGRYITSELWNYEEGRKASLKEGVTFLLNRWRHQKRKKGMD; from the exons ATGCTACTTCCtcgatttatttttctttctggGCCAAAGATCTCTGATTCCTATAGGAGATTCACCACCGTCG GTGGAAACTCGAGAAATTCAATGGAGCACGGTTCCGGAGAAGAAAGTGACGGAAACGATTCTGAAGTGGAGGAGACATACGAAGAGCTGAAGAATGGAAAGCACCAGGTTAAAATCTCTGATTACGTGTATACTTGCCCCTATTGTCCTAACAAGAAGAAGAAAGACTATCTGTATAAAGAACTCTTGCAACATGCGAGTGGGATTGGCAAGTGCAATTCAGCGAAAAGAACTGCCAGAGACAAGGCCAATCATGTTGCACTGTCAAGGTACTTGGAAAATGACATGGGTGAACATTCTGGTATTTCAAAGCCTGCTGTTGAAGATGACGCCCTCGCAGATCATGACCATGATGAGATGTTTGTCTGGCCATGGATTGGTATAGTTGCCAATATTCCTACTCAATTTAAAGATGGTCGCTATGTTGGAGGGAGCGGGTCTAAGCTGAGGGATCAGTTGGCGAGCAAAGGGTTTAATCCGACTAGAGTGCGACCTCTGTGGAATTATTTAGGACATTCAGGAACCGCTCTTGTTGAATTTGTGAAAGAGTGGCAAGGGTTTAACAATGCCATGTCATTTGAGAAATTTTACGATGCTAATCAACATGGCAAAAGGAATTGGTTGGCAAAAAGTGAAACAAAAGCCGATCTTTATGGATGGATTGCTAGGGCAGATGATTATAATGCTAATAACATTGTTGGAGAAACTCTTCGCAAGATTGGAGACCTCAGAACTGTTTCGAATATCATGGAAGAAGCAGCTCGGAAAACTGACAAACTTGTAGGTAATTTAACAAATGTTATTGAGGCAAAGAACATGCACTTGATTGAGATGGAGAGTAAGTTCAATGAGACTGAAAGCTCTCTAAGCCAATTAATCATGGAAAAGGATAAGCTACATCAATCTTACAATGAAG AGATAAAAAAGATCGACTCAAGTGCAAGAGATCATTTCAAGAAGATATTCAATGACCACGAAAAGTTAAAGATGCTTTTGGTCAACCAAAAGAGAGAACTTGAACTCCGGGGACAAGAACTAGAGAAACGTGAAACTCATAATGAACATGAGCGGAAAAAGCTTACGGAAGACCTTGAAATg AATGCAGTGCAAAATTGCTCACTTCAGGCTGCCGCTGAACAGCAaagaaaatttgatgaagaagtGATGATTTTGGCTGAAGAACAGAAG AAACAAAAGGAGAACCTCCATAATAGAATAATTTTGCTGGAGAAACAACTGAATGCAAAACAAGCTGTGGAGCTTGAAATCGAGCAATTAAGAGGTAAATTAAATGTCATAAAACACATGGGGGTGGAAGGCGATCTGGAAGTGCTAGAAGAAGTAGATTTACTTCTCAAGTCCTTGAGGGAAAAGGAAGGAGAACTGGAGGATTTGGAAGCATTGAACCAAACTTTAATTGTGCAGGAGCGCAAGAGCAATGATGAACTACAAGAAGCGCGAAAAGAACTGATCAAC GGCTTGAAAGATATATCATCGAATGCTCATATTGGTGTTAAGAGAATGGGGGAGCTTGACAGCAAACCATTTCTAGAAGCCATGAAGAGAAAGTACAGTGAAGCTGAAGCTGATGAGAGGGCCACAGAATTGTGCTCTCTCTGGGAGGAGTACCTTCGAGATTCTGAATGGCATCCTTTAAAGGTGGTTCAAATTAATGGAAAACATCAG ACAGTGATAAATGAAGAAGATGAAAAGCTAGCAGATCTTAAAGAAAATTGCGGTGTCGAAGTTTACAATGCTGTGATATCTGCCTTATTTGAGATAAACGAATACAATCCGAGCGGGCGATACATTACTTCTGAACTATGGAACTATGAAGAAGGTAGGAAAGCTAGTCTGAAAGAAGGAGTCACTTTTTTATTGAACCGATGGAGGCACCAAAAGCGGAAAAAGGGGATGGATTGA
- the LOC140804220 gene encoding protein INVOLVED IN DE NOVO 2-like isoform X2 has translation MLCGGNSRNSMEHGSGEESDGNDSEVEETYEELKNGKHQVKISDYVYTCPYCPNKKKKDYLYKELLQHASGIGKCNSAKRTARDKANHVALSRYLENDMGEHSGISKPAVEDDALADHDHDEMFVWPWIGIVANIPTQFKDGRYVGGSGSKLRDQLASKGFNPTRVRPLWNYLGHSGTALVEFVKEWQGFNNAMSFEKFYDANQHGKRNWLAKSETKADLYGWIARADDYNANNIVGETLRKIGDLRTVSNIMEEAARKTDKLVGNLTNVIEAKNMHLIEMESKFNETESSLSQLIMEKDKLHQSYNEEIKKIDSSARDHFKKIFNDHEKLKMLLVNQKRELELRGQELEKRETHNEHERKKLTEDLEMNAVQNCSLQAAAEQQRKFDEEVMILAEEQKKQKENLHNRIILLEKQLNAKQAVELEIEQLRGKLNVIKHMGVEGDLEVLEEVDLLLKSLREKEGELEDLEALNQTLIVQERKSNDELQEARKELINGLKDISSNAHIGVKRMGELDSKPFLEAMKRKYSEAEADERATELCSLWEEYLRDSEWHPLKVVQINGKHQTVINEEDEKLADLKENCGVEVYNAVISALFEINEYNPSGRYITSELWNYEEGRKASLKEGVTFLLNRWRHQKRKKGMD, from the exons ATGCTATGTG GTGGAAACTCGAGAAATTCAATGGAGCACGGTTCCGGAGAAGAAAGTGACGGAAACGATTCTGAAGTGGAGGAGACATACGAAGAGCTGAAGAATGGAAAGCACCAGGTTAAAATCTCTGATTACGTGTATACTTGCCCCTATTGTCCTAACAAGAAGAAGAAAGACTATCTGTATAAAGAACTCTTGCAACATGCGAGTGGGATTGGCAAGTGCAATTCAGCGAAAAGAACTGCCAGAGACAAGGCCAATCATGTTGCACTGTCAAGGTACTTGGAAAATGACATGGGTGAACATTCTGGTATTTCAAAGCCTGCTGTTGAAGATGACGCCCTCGCAGATCATGACCATGATGAGATGTTTGTCTGGCCATGGATTGGTATAGTTGCCAATATTCCTACTCAATTTAAAGATGGTCGCTATGTTGGAGGGAGCGGGTCTAAGCTGAGGGATCAGTTGGCGAGCAAAGGGTTTAATCCGACTAGAGTGCGACCTCTGTGGAATTATTTAGGACATTCAGGAACCGCTCTTGTTGAATTTGTGAAAGAGTGGCAAGGGTTTAACAATGCCATGTCATTTGAGAAATTTTACGATGCTAATCAACATGGCAAAAGGAATTGGTTGGCAAAAAGTGAAACAAAAGCCGATCTTTATGGATGGATTGCTAGGGCAGATGATTATAATGCTAATAACATTGTTGGAGAAACTCTTCGCAAGATTGGAGACCTCAGAACTGTTTCGAATATCATGGAAGAAGCAGCTCGGAAAACTGACAAACTTGTAGGTAATTTAACAAATGTTATTGAGGCAAAGAACATGCACTTGATTGAGATGGAGAGTAAGTTCAATGAGACTGAAAGCTCTCTAAGCCAATTAATCATGGAAAAGGATAAGCTACATCAATCTTACAATGAAG AGATAAAAAAGATCGACTCAAGTGCAAGAGATCATTTCAAGAAGATATTCAATGACCACGAAAAGTTAAAGATGCTTTTGGTCAACCAAAAGAGAGAACTTGAACTCCGGGGACAAGAACTAGAGAAACGTGAAACTCATAATGAACATGAGCGGAAAAAGCTTACGGAAGACCTTGAAATg AATGCAGTGCAAAATTGCTCACTTCAGGCTGCCGCTGAACAGCAaagaaaatttgatgaagaagtGATGATTTTGGCTGAAGAACAGAAG AAACAAAAGGAGAACCTCCATAATAGAATAATTTTGCTGGAGAAACAACTGAATGCAAAACAAGCTGTGGAGCTTGAAATCGAGCAATTAAGAGGTAAATTAAATGTCATAAAACACATGGGGGTGGAAGGCGATCTGGAAGTGCTAGAAGAAGTAGATTTACTTCTCAAGTCCTTGAGGGAAAAGGAAGGAGAACTGGAGGATTTGGAAGCATTGAACCAAACTTTAATTGTGCAGGAGCGCAAGAGCAATGATGAACTACAAGAAGCGCGAAAAGAACTGATCAAC GGCTTGAAAGATATATCATCGAATGCTCATATTGGTGTTAAGAGAATGGGGGAGCTTGACAGCAAACCATTTCTAGAAGCCATGAAGAGAAAGTACAGTGAAGCTGAAGCTGATGAGAGGGCCACAGAATTGTGCTCTCTCTGGGAGGAGTACCTTCGAGATTCTGAATGGCATCCTTTAAAGGTGGTTCAAATTAATGGAAAACATCAG ACAGTGATAAATGAAGAAGATGAAAAGCTAGCAGATCTTAAAGAAAATTGCGGTGTCGAAGTTTACAATGCTGTGATATCTGCCTTATTTGAGATAAACGAATACAATCCGAGCGGGCGATACATTACTTCTGAACTATGGAACTATGAAGAAGGTAGGAAAGCTAGTCTGAAAGAAGGAGTCACTTTTTTATTGAACCGATGGAGGCACCAAAAGCGGAAAAAGGGGATGGATTGA
- the LOC140804733 gene encoding triosephosphate isomerase, cytosolic-like gives MGRKFIVGGNWKCNGTAEEVKKIVSTLNAAEVPPEDVVEVVVSPPFVFLPVVKSLLRPDFYVAAQNCWVKKGGAYTGEVSAEMLVNLNIPWVILGHSERRALLAESNEFVGTKVAYALSQGLKVIACVGETLEQRESGSTLDVVAAQTKAIAEQIADWTNVVLAYEPVWAIGTGKVATPDQAQEVHCELRKWLQANVSSEVAASTRIMYGGSVNGGNCKELAAKPDVDGFLVGGASLKPEFIDIIKSAAVKKGA, from the exons ATGGGGAGAAAATTCATCGTCGGAGGCAACTGGAAATGC AATGGAACTGCTGAAGAAGTAAAGAAGATTGTTTCAACGCTAAATGCTGCTGAAGTGCCACCTGAAGATGTTGTGG AGGTGGTTGTCAGCCCTCCATTTGTTTTTCTTCCTGTCGTAAAAAGTCTCCTGCGACCTGATTTTTACGTAGCTGCTCAGAACTGTTGGGTTAAGAAAGGGGGTGCTTACACTGGTGAGGTTAG TGCTGAGATGCttgtcaatctgaacatccctTGGGTAATTCTGGGTCACTCTGAAAGGAGAGCTTTGTTGGCAGAATCAAATGAG TTTGTTGGAACTAAAGTTGCGTATGCACTTAGTCAAGGTTTGAAGGTAATTGCTTGTGTTGGCGAGACTCTTGAACAGAGAGAATCAGGATCAACTCTTGATGTTGTTGCTGCACAGACGAAGGCTATTGCCG AACAAATAGCTGATTGGACTAATGTTGTCTTGGCTTATGAGCCTGTTTGGGCTATTGGAACTGGGAAGGTTGCCACTCCTGACCaggctcaggaa GTACATTGTGAATTGAGGAAATGGCTTCAAGCAAATGTTAGCTCTGAAGTTGCAGCCTCAACAAGGATTATGTATGGAG GTTCTGTGAATGGTGGTAACTGTAAGGAATTGGCTGCGAAACCTGATGTTGATGGTTTTCTAGTTGGTGGCGCTTCACTTAAG CCGGAGTTCATCGACATCATCAAGTCTGCTGCGGTGAAGAAAGGTGCTTAA
- the LOC140804522 gene encoding uncharacterized protein, which yields MSRGLLFRIVEAVKNRDRYFTQRVDGLGRLRLSTNQKITVAMQMLAYEVFAERYLRSPTSINIDRLLRNGEKRGFPEMLGSLDCRHWRWKNFPTSWAGQYAGRSGSLTIILEAVANYDLWIWHAFFGMPGSNNDINVLEASNLFSNLAQGIAPPANYFIAGKEYHQGYYLVDASPAHAWQKKHLQDIMIACIIMHNMIIEDERDLDTPIQDALEAPTPNVEIWLRIKI from the exons ATGTCACGAGGCCTTTTATTTCGTATTGTTGAAGCTGTAAAGAATCGTGATCGTTATTTCACACAACGAGTAGATGGTCTTGGTCGGCTGAGACTCTCTACTAATCAAAAAATTACTGTTGCAATGCAGATGTTGGCATACG AGGTGTTTGCAGAGCGATACCTAAGGTCACCTACCTCCATTAATATTGATAGACTACTGCGTAATGGTGAAAAACGTGGATTTCCTGAAATGTTGGGAAGCTTGGACTGTAGGCATTGGAGATGGAAAAATTTTCCAACATCATGGGCAGGACAATACGCGGGTCGTAGTGGTTCTCTGACCATTATTTTGGAAGCGGTTGCTAATTATGATCTTTGGATATGGCATGCATTTTTTGGTATGCCAGGGTCTAACAATGACATCAATGTTCTCGAGGCATCCAATCTTTTTTCAAATCTTGCGCAAGGTATCGCTCCTCCAGCAAATTATTTTATTGCTGGAAAAGAATATCATCAAGGATATTACTTAGTCGATG CATCTCCAGCACATGCTTGGCAGAAGAAACACTTGCAAGATATAATGATTGCATGCATTATAATGCACAATATGATTATCGAAGATGAGCGTGACTTAGATACACCAATCCAAGATGCGTTGGAAGCACCAACTCCAAATGTGGAAATTTGGTTACGGATCAAAATATAA
- the LOC140805181 gene encoding glucan endo-1,3-beta-glucosidase-like, translated as MEMCARNRPPHLASAALFLIAVLHHLPAVRSIGVNYGTLGNNLPHPAQVAQFLKQKATIDRIKIFDPNPEILRAFANTGILVAITVPNLEIPSLTNVQYARRWVDNNIKPFHPQTKINYVLVGNEVLHAGLKNLTDNLVAAMKSLHEALLQSGIHDIKVTTPHAFSILESTEPPSIAKFRQGLDVGVVSPMLQFLREVKSPFMVNPYPYFAYNPGNADFVLFRPNKGFFDGNTKKTYENMFDLMMDAVYVSMNRLGYGDVDIVVGETGWSSVGEQPRCSVENAAAYNGGLVKKFNSGIGTPLMPNRRFETYIFALFNENQKTGPLAEKNFGLFQPDFTPVYNAGIMHRGAVAMDSSADLDSDFV; from the coding sequence ATGGAAATGTGTGCGAGAAATCGTCCTCCCCACCTAGCCTCCGCCGCCCTCTTCCTCATTGCTGTCCTACACCACCTCCCCGCCGTGCGCTCCATCGGCGTGAACTACGGCACGCTTGGAAACAACCTCCCTCATCCTGCGCAAGTTGCCCAGTTCCTCAAACAAAAGGCCACCATCGACCGCATCAAGATCTTCGACCCCAACCCGGAAATTCTCCGAGCCTTCGCTAACACCGGTATACTAGTCGCCATCACCGTGCCCAACTTAGAGATCCCCAGTCTCACCAACGTCCAGTACGCGCGTCGATGGGTCGATAACAACATCAAGCCATTCCACCCTCAAACGAAAATCAACTACGTCCTAGTGGGCAACGAAGTTCTCCATGCGGGCCTAAAGAATCTCACCGACAATCTTGTCGCCGCCATGAAAAGCCTCCATGAAGCTCTTCTCCAATCCGGCATCCATGACATCAAAGTAACCACACCGCACGCTTTTTCAATCCTCGAAAGCACCGAGCCTCCCAGTATCGCGAAATTCCGGCAAGGTTTGGATGTAGGAGTAGTTTCTCCGATGCTTCAATTCCTACGCGAAGTCAAGTCTCCCTTCATGGTGAATCCGTACCCCTACTTCGCCTACAATCCGGGAAATGCAGATTTCGTGTTGTTCCGACCAAACAAAGGTTTCTTCGATGGTAACACGAAGAAAACCTACGAAAACATGTTCGACTTGATGATGGACGCTGTGTATGTTTCAATGAATAGACTAGGTTATGGAGATGTTGATATCGTAGTTGGGGAGACTGGGTGGTCGTCGGTCGGTGAACAACCAAGATGCTCTGTGGAGAATGCTGCGGCGTACAATGGAGGTCTTGTGAAGAAGTTCAACTCTGGAATAGGGACGCCATTGATGCCGAATCGGAGGTTCGAAACTTATATTTTCGCGCTGTTCAATGAGAATCAGAAAACGGGGCCTTTGGCTGAGAAAAATTTTGGACTTTTCCAACCCGATTTCACTCCGGTGTACAACGCAGGTATCATGCATCGTGGCGCCGTTGCCATGGATTCTTCGGCGGATCTTGATAGCGATTTCGTTTGA
- the LOC140804697 gene encoding uncharacterized protein produces the protein MEEKLKKKKKINKKQKHQHPNDQTTRNTPADFAFKPSTEVKGLRFGGQFVVKSFTIRRAGTLDLLRLLSIPPTNNHNQANPGFPSATVYMPTNFTILAHEAWHTLTLGLGTKKSKVVVFVLESENMKAAMDRFWPPEIPLGEVNKKLIRGLKGCELARFKFRKGCVTFYVYAVRRIGNLGFACAEDLRTVLQSVVALKDFIDHTAMLAFPNQRSISYSPPVAAVH, from the coding sequence ATGGAAGAaaaattgaagaagaagaagaagatcaaCAAGAAGCAGAAGCACCAGCATCCCAACGATCAGACAACCAGAAACACACCAGCTGATTTCGCCTTCAAGCCCAGCACCGAAGTCAAGGGCCTCAGATTTGGGGGCCAATTCGTCGTCAAATCCTTCACTATCCGACGTGCCGGTACTCTGGACCTCCTCCGCCTCCTCTCCATTCCTCCCACCAACAACCACAACCAAGCCAACCCGGGCTTCCCTTCGGCCACCGTTTACATGCCCACCAACTTCACGATCCTCGCTCACGAGGCTTGGCACACGCTCACATTAGGTCTGGGGACGAAGAAGTCCAAGGTGGTGGTCTTCGTTCTGGAATCGGAGAACATGAAGGCCGCGATGGATAGATTCTGGCCGCCGGAGATCCCACTTGGTGAAGTGAATAAGAAGCTAATCAGAGGGCTGAAGGGTTGCGAATTGGCACGGTTCAAGTTCAGGAAAGGGTGCGTCACTTTCTACGTTTACGCCGTTCGGAGGATTGGCAACCTGGGTTTCGCTTGCGCGGAGGATCTGAGAACGGTTCTACAATCGGTGGTTGCGCTCAAGGATTTCATAGATCACACGGCGATGCTCGCCTTCCCTAACCAGAGAAGCATCAGCTACTCCCCGCCGGTAGCCGCCGTTCATTAG
- the LOC140804884 gene encoding late embryogenesis abundant protein 47-like yields the protein MSQEQPSRTVNLHEPINNNAIKADPIKKQLASAGILCNEQVQLSGNITIGEALEATALTAGHRPVDYSDAAAIQAAEVRATGRTNIVPGGVAAAAQSAATRNSRLQRDEDKTKLGEILSDASTKLPSDKAVTRRDAEGVIGAELRNDPNLCTRPGGVAASLAAAARLNHSNISSTNTYTTTPPPVNND from the coding sequence ATGAGCCAAGAACAACCTTCCAGAACCGTCAATCTTCATGAACCCATCAACAACAATGCCATTAAAGCAGACCCTATCAAGAAACAGTTGGCATCGGCAGGCATTCTATGCAATGAACAAGTCCAGCTATCTGGGAACATCACCATTGGTGAGGCTCTCGAAGCTACAGCTCTGACGGCAGGCCATCGGCCGGTTGATTATAGTGACGCGGCTGCCATACAAGCAGCGGAGGTGAGGGCCACAGGACGAACCAACATTGTTCCCGGTGGTGTTGCTGCGGCTGCTCAATCAGCTGCCACTCGAAATTCTCGGCTTCAGAGGGACGAGGATAAGACGAAACTTGGAGAAATTCTGTCCGATGCGAGCACAAAGCTTCCATCTGATAAGGCGGTGACACGCCGGGATGCGGAGGGGGTGATCGGAGCTGAGCTGAGGAATGATCCCAATCTTTGCACACGACCCGGAGGGGTGGCCGCGTCTCTTGCTGCTGCTGCAAGGCTTAACCACTCGAACATTTCTTCTACTAACACTTATACCACAACTCCACCTCCAGTTAATAACGACTAA